The nucleotide window AGTGGCGCTACCCGCCGGACGCCGATTACGTGGTGCTGGCCGATCCGGACGGCAACCGCTTCTGCGTGATCGACAAGGGCGCGGACGGCGTCAGTCGCCCGTGACCACCCGCTGGAGTTCCGCCGGGTTCATGACCGTCACGGTGCGGCGCGCGAGGTCGATCCAGCCCAAGCGGTAGAACTCGCCCAGCTTGCGGCTGACGATCTCCGGCACCGTGCCGAGCAGCGCGGCCAGCTCGCTGTTCCTCGGCAGCGCGTGGGGGGCGCCGGCGTGGTCGAGTAGGTACGCGGCGAGGCGTGCGCCCACGCCACTGAAGACCAGCGCGTCCAGGCGGCGCTGACCGTCTGCCTCACGCCGCGCGAGGTGAGTGATCACCGCGCCGGCCAGAGCGGGCGTGTGCAGGATGATGTGCCGCGCGAGGTCGGCGGGCACGGACAGCAGTTGCGTGGGTTCGCCAAGCGCGTGGGCATGGGCCGTGTGGCGGCCCGCACTGTCCAGAACGGCGGCAAGGTCCAGCATCTGCCGGGGGCCTTCGATGCCCAGCGTGAATTCCCGCCCGCCCGGCCCAGCGCGGTACACGCGGACGCTGCCCCGTGCGACGACGGACAGCGTGTCGGCGGCGTCGCCTGCGCGGAACACGGCGTCGTGTGTGTCATACCTTCGGAAGCGCGCCCGCCCCGCCAGCGCGGTCAACTGCTCCCGTCCCGCTCCCTGGAACAGCGGGGTCAGGGCCAGCAGGGCCACGGCGTCGGGGAAGGACACGGCGTCATGCTGCCACGCCCCCACCGGTGCGGTGCTCAGAGGAAGAAGTCGCGGTTCCGGGCGATGGACGCGCGCTGATCGTGGGGCACGTCCTCCTCGGGATAGACCGCGCCCACTGGGCACGCGGGCACGCACGCGCCGCAGTCGATGCACTCGTCCGGGTCGATCACGAACTGGTTGCCCGCGTCGTGGATGCAGTCCTGGGGGCAGACCTGGGTGCAGGCGGCGTCCTTCACGCCCGCGCAGCCGCTGGTGATCACGTATGCCATGCGTCCAGCGTGACGGCGTGGCCTGCGGCGCGCCATGACTTCGGTCAAGGCTCGTCCGGGCTGGCGGTCCTCCGCCGACCGTACCCGATGGCACGGCGCCCGTCCTGCCCCGGCCGGACACTGGCGCATGTCCAGACCTGTTCCGCAGCCCCTCACGCCCGGCCCCG belongs to Deinococcus metalli and includes:
- a CDS encoding Crp/Fnr family transcriptional regulator — encoded protein: MSFPDAVALLALTPLFQGAGREQLTALAGRARFRRYDTHDAVFRAGDAADTLSVVARGSVRVYRAGPGGREFTLGIEGPRQMLDLAAVLDSAGRHTAHAHALGEPTQLLSVPADLARHIILHTPALAGAVITHLARREADGQRRLDALVFSGVGARLAAYLLDHAGAPHALPRNSELAALLGTVPEIVSRKLGEFYRLGWIDLARRTVTVMNPAELQRVVTGD
- a CDS encoding indolepyruvate ferredoxin oxidoreductase subunit alpha; this translates as MAYVITSGCAGVKDAACTQVCPQDCIHDAGNQFVIDPDECIDCGACVPACPVGAVYPEEDVPHDQRASIARNRDFFL